GCCCATTAGAAGATAAGCTTTGGGCTGAATTCAAGCGTTATTCTATAGATGCCGAGCGTCAACAGGAAGAGAAAATTAAAGATAAAACCTATCTCCTTGACTTTGCCATTTACTGTGAAAAAGGAAAAATAGATGCAGAGACAGATGGGGATACTTGGCATTCAGCCAAAGACCGTATTGCTGAGGATAATCTCAGGGATAACGATCTTGAGACTGTTGGTTGGCGAACTATTCGTTTCAATTCCCAAAAGATCCGAGAAGAAATGACTGAATATTGCATTCCTACAATTCTAGAAAACATCAAAAATCTAGGCGGACTGAAAGATGACCAAAAAAGGATGCCTCGCAAAATTGGCTTGGATGGTTCGGAACAATTGACTCTATTTTAGAAGCATATATTATCTTCAAAATATACACTCATCGAGGCAGGAATTAAAAAAGAAGATATCGTCACCAGTTGGCAACAAGCGAACTGCTTGCAGCAGCGCTTACGCTATCGCTACGAATAAATAACCTTTAGTGATTTTTTAGTTACTAACTTAAAATTCTTGAGAAATAATAATTAAAATTGCTGATTTTAAAGGACTAATTTTAGTTTGAATAATGTCCCAAATAATCTCGTCCTCCAAAGAAAAATAAGCATGAACTAAAATATCTCTCAATCCAGCAATTTTGCGCCATTCAATATGCGGATATTTATTTCTTATTTCTGGAGGAATTTGTTTAACTGCTTCCCCAATCACTGATAAATTTCTAATTACCGCATCAAATCTTAATTCATCAGCAAAAAAACTATTATCATTAATCCTTGAGTATAACGGATAATTTTATCACAACTAATTAAAATATCATCACAATAAAGTTTTAAACTACGCGACATAAATAGCGTCTTTTTCTACAGAACTAATAATTTGAGGTTTCAACATTTTTTTAGTGACTAAATCAACGGATAAAGATAAGTTATCTTCCAAGAAGAATTTTAAGTCCATATATTGATCAAAGGTAACTTTTCCTTGAAATTCTACGAGTAAATCAAGATCGCTAGTATTTTTTGCTTCATCTCTTGCATAAGAACCAAATAAAGCTAAGGAAGTTACACCATAACTTTTGATCGTGGTTAAGTTTTTTTTCAGGAAGTTGATTAAATATTCTCTATTCATGATTGTTACCTAATGTTTTTGGTCTGAATTAGGATTTAAGCATTCACAGCAATGTTTCAGATCCCCGACTTCTCAGAGAAGTCGGGGATCTTATTCTTGGAATATGTTACAATTTGCGTCATAAAATTAATAGATTAATAATTTAAATTATTACATGAAAGAAGCCAAAATCAAACTCGGATTGGTGCTGGCGGGTGGCGGTGCTAAGGGCGCGTACCAATCAGGTGTGGTCAAATACCTAGCAGAAATTGACTTTGCACCTCTGATGATTGCAGGTACAAGTATCGGTGCGCTCAATGGTGCGATCCTTGCTTCTGGTACATCCTTTAAACAATCAAGCGATGCCTTCGGCGAGCGCAGCTATCGCCTATGGCAACTATGGAGAGAACTGGGTGAAGCCAACATTATCAACTGGCAGTTAGTTAAATATCCACTGCATTCCTTGGCACAATATTTACATTTCTCAGGTGAAGACGCATCACTTTGCAACTCTAGACCACTGGATGAATTTTTACACAATGCAGTCAATGCCGAACAACTGCGAAATGGAATCGAACTATGGGTAGCCGCATTTCCTTCAGCCCACAATTTTCTACCATCTCCACACAAAGCAGGTCAGATTGTCCCCACAATAGGCAATGCGATCGCCTCCAATCTTGGACAGTCCGCCGAATATATTCACGTCCAATCAGCCAAAACTGATGAAGAAATTTATCAAACATTACTCGCCAGTGCTGCTATTCCTTTAGCATTTAAATCGCGCAAAGTTGATGACAAGCATTATGTTGATGGTTGGTTAGGTGATAATGTCCCTCTCAAAGCTTTAGCAAATCGCGGTTGTACTCATGCGATCGTTATTCATTTAGGAAATGGTGAACTTTGGAATCGTCATGATTTCCCTAATCAAACAATTATTGAAATTCGTCCAACTGAAGATATGGGTGGTCTTAATACATTATTAGATTTCAGTCCCGAACGGATTCAACTTTTGCAAAACCGAGGTTATCAAGATGCAAAACGCTGTCTTGAACCAATTTTACAAACACTGATGATCGAGCGATCGCGCCCAGAAAGTTTTGCGCGGCTTCAGGAAACATCAAAGCGATTAAGAGACGATCCACCAATATATTAATTAAAACTGAATGATGAAACAGCCTTGGGGTGCGGTACAAATAAACAAGGCGCTGTGCGCTATTATTTCAGGTGTGGGGATAGGGATGATCTTCTGGGGGTGTAATGCTAATAACCCCCAAATTCAAGATTTGACACTCTCACTGGCTTTAGCCGCTGAGATTCTTGGTTCAACGAGTCCACTTAGCTCAGATCCCTTGCAGTATCTAAACCAGAGGTGGTTCTCTCCCCAAGCGTTAACTTTCCCTCTGCCCGAAGGTAGTCGCATTGCTGCAAATTTTGCTTGAGTTTAAATTCTGTGTTGTCTAGCTCCCATGAAGATTTTACCTATTCGGAGGGTAGTCACTAGAACTATGGAATAGAACCCCATATCAACAAGAGTCAAGGACCAGAAAAGCCGTTAGGCAGTTAGGTTTTTATACAGGTTGATTACCATTCCTGTTGTGAACATTATAACACTATTAGGAACAAAGATGACAAAACTTCATGCACCTCAACCAATCTTCATGAAAAGAAAGACTCTATGCGCTTTATTACCGCACGAGTCGCTTATATCTCAGGTCTAAAGACACTGAGTTTTACGCTTGCCGGATGCTCTTATAAAAATAAGCGTTATGGTTTTGAGTTTCCTTATCCGCATACTTGGCAGGTGTCAGGAAACCCAGACAATAGTGATGGTGTTGTTTTAGTTTCACCAAACCAAAAAAACGTAGAAATTCGTGCTTATGCAAGTAAGTCTGGATTAAAATCCTTAACTGAAAATTCCCAGCCAGTCCCTAATTTTCAGACTCATCAAGGTTTTCCTGGGGTATTGGCTGTAGAGGCTGGTGAAAAGGTGACTGTGATTAAATTGACTATTAGCCAAGAGAACTTGGAATATCACTGGCAAGGACAAAGCGCGAGTCAAGACTTTAAAAATTATTACAGGCTGTTTTACTACATTGCTCAGGAGTATAAAATTAGTCAGTAGTCAGTGTCAGTTGTCAATTGTGGGTGGTTATACTCAACACGGCTTATTCTGTGGGTAGAAGCTTATTGGTGTCAATTTAACGTAAATTGATGTTTCTTGCAGCCAGGGAATAAATTCCCTGTCTAAAAGCTAAAGTCGGTTAAAACCGACTACCTTGGCATAAATAAATAGGATGATTTTTGATTTTGAGTTAAACTGCGTGCGTTTTAATGCACTTTAGCTTTGAGACCGGAACTTAAGTTCCGGGCAGGAGTGTTGCAGCCTGACTCGGTGACTCCTGCTGTAATAGATTCCTGTCTTGATCAGAATTTAATGATGAAGAAGGGACACAAACCTGATAGATTTAGCTATCAGCGAGTAAAAACTGGTAAAGATGAAAGTCCTGGTTATTGGTGGTGATGGGTATTGTGGTTGGGCAACCGCGCTTTACCTTTCTAATCGAGGTTATGAAGTTGGAATTTTAGATAGCTTGGTGCGACGGCACTGGGATAATGAACTGGGTGTAGAAACTCTTACCCCAATCGCACCAATTCAGCAACGTCTTCAACGATGGCAGGATTTGACTAGTAAGTCTATTGATCTGTTCATTGGTGATATTACTAATTACGAATTTCTGCACAAGTCCTTACACGAATTTCAACCAACTGCGATAGTGCATTTTGGTGAACAGCGTTCAGCGCCATTTTCCATGATTGACCGTGAACACGCTGTTCTCACCCAAGTGAATAATGTCGTTGGGACGTTGAATTTGCTGTACATTATGCGGGAAGATTTCCCAGATTGCCATTTGGTGAAATTGGGAACAATGGGTGAGTATGGAACTCCCAACATTGATATTGAAGAGGGATACATTACGATTGAACACAATGGCCGCAAGGATACTTTGCCCTATCCGAAACAGCCTGGTTCAATGTATCACTTGAGCAAAGTTCATGATAGCCATAATATCCACTTTGCTTGCCGAATTTGGGGGTTGAGGGCTACAGACTTAAATCAAGGGATAGTTTACGGTGTCTTAACCGACGAAACGGGGATGGACGAACTGTTAATTAACCGCCTTGATTATGATGGCGTATTTGGTACAGCACTGAACCGCTTCTGTATTCAAGCAAGCGTAGGACATCCCCTCACTGTCTACGGTACAGGTGGACAAACTCGCGGCTTTTTGGATATTCGGGATACAGTGCGATGTGTTGAATTAGCGATCGCTAATCCTGCCGAACCAGGAGAATTCCGCGTATTTAACCAATTTACCGAGTTATTCAGCGTCGGTGATTTGGCGATGATGGTGAAAAACGCCGGTAACGCCTTGGGGCTAAATGTGGATATTGACCACATCGCTAACCCCAGGGTGGAGAAGGAAGAACACTATTTCAACGCCAAAAACACCAAACTCTTGGATTTGGGTTTACAACCGCACCTACTTTCGGATTCTCTACTTGATTCACTGTTAAACTTTGCAGTCAAGTATCAGCACCGAGTTGATCACAAACAGATTCTCCCCAAAGTCTCTTGGCATAGAAAATAGGAAGTCAGGAGTCACAGAGTCAGGAGTCACAGAGTCAGAAGTCAGGAGTTAAGTAAGAAGAAAATTTCTTCCCTTCTCCTTTTCTTCTGTTCTTTCTCCTCTATTCTGAACTCCTGTAACTTCTGTAACTTCTGAACTTCTCATCATTTGATATGCGAATAGCCTTATTTACAGAAACCTTTTTACCTAAAGTTGATGGCATTGTTACACGCCTTCGGCATACTGTTGACCATTTACAACGACATGGCAATCAAGTCTTAGTATTTGCTCCCGAAGGTGGCATAACTGAACACAAAGGTGCAAAAGTTTACGGTGTTAGTGGCTTTCCCTTACCTCTTTACCCAGAGTTAAAAATGGCACTGCCCCGCCCTGCCATTGGTCATGCCTTAGAAGATTTTCAACCAGATATTATTCATGTTGTTAATCCCGCAGTTCTCGGACTATCAGGGATTTTTTATAGTAAAGTTCTGAAAATTCCTTTGGTGGCTTCTTATCATACCCATTTGCCCCAATATCTACAGCATTACGGTTTGGGGATGTTAGAAGGATTACTATGGGAGTTACTTAAACTTGGTCATAATCAAGCAGAATTAAATCTTTGTACTTCTACCGCTATGGTGAAGGAGTTAACAGAACATGGGATTGAAAGGGTAGATTTGTGGCAAAGAGGAGTAGATACAGAGTTATTTTCTCCAGATTTAGCTAGTGCCAAAATGCGATCGCATCTTTCCCAAAAGCATCCAGATAGCCCCTTGTTGCTGTATGTTGGTCGTCTTTCAGTCGAAAAAGAAATTGAGCGGATTAAACCCATTCTCGAAGCCATTCCTGATGCCAGATTAGCATTAGTTGGCGATGGACCCCACCGCCAAGCTTTGGAAAAACACTTTGCGGGTACAAATACTTATTTTGTCGGTTATCTGATGGGTCAAGAATTAGGCGCTGCTTTTGCCAGTGCTGATGCCTTTATTTTTCCTTCCCGCACTGAAACACTAGGATTGGTGCTGCTAGAAGCCATGGCTGCCGGGTGTCCAGTGGTTGCAGCCCGTTCTGGAGGCATACCTGATATTGTGACAGATGGGGTAAATGGATATCTTTTTGATCCACAAGCTGATATTCAAGAGGCTATTAATGCTACCTTGTGTTTGTTAAAACAACGACAGGAAATAACTATTATCCGTAAAAATGCCCGTGCGGAAGCAGAGAAATGGGGATGGACATCGGCTACACTGCAATTGGAAGACTACTATCAAAAGATAGTGTTAAAAAATAGACAATGAGGTAAAGTTTGCTTCAACCTAGTTATCTAAGCTTGTTAAGGTAAAGACACTTTCCTTTCAGAATGTTTAATCAGTACCGACAGATCATGGAACTAGCGAATCCCAAGGTGTCATGACTTAAATAACGTTTACCCTTTGACTACACTCAGGGTGGTCTGGTTCACATCTAATCCGTATTACTACTTTTTAGAATGATCCCTAATATTAATTAAGCTTCTTCAGAACCGTGACTTTGAAAAGGTTGTTCACCAATTTTCAGTTCTTTTTTTGATTGCTTTAATTCTTTCCAAAGTAATTTAATTTGTTTGTAAGCCTCCTGTGGAGGGAGTTTTCCACCTGTTTCTAAGTTACAGATATAACTAATTTTTTGGGCAAATTCTTGTAAATTCGCGTTGAATACCAAGTTTTCTGGCTTGACATGACCATAATAGCGACCACGGGGATAGAGAAAATCTTCTTTGCTCATCATTTTTTTTCTCCATTTACTCAACTACTATAAACCTTATATAATATTCGTAGCGCAGTTTGGCCTTAGCCAGACATTGCTGTTCGTTTCTCCTGTTGGTCTTGATAGCTCCTCTATCTATCTTTTCAGAAGGGGATGGATCAAATTATTACATCCTGCTGATAGTTTAGCGTAGCGTGAGCTACAAGTGGAGATTGAGGGGCAGTTAGTCACAGTTAGTTATTTTCTAATTGATTAACAACAGATTGTATTAAATTCAACAAGTTATTAATATATTCCTGAAGATAGGTTAATATACTCCTTTTTGCCAAACATTAAACAATTATCTTTTGGTATAATAAAACTATAGGACTTACACACTGTACAAGTTAATCTCAACGCCGCTAAAAACATTGACCGATGGTTTGCGGATATTTTTATCCCTGTAGCGTAGCGGTTCCTTTTAGGAACTACGGTCAGAAACG
The window above is part of the Dolichospermum sp. DET69 genome. Proteins encoded here:
- a CDS encoding nucleotidyltransferase family protein, producing MNREYLINFLKKNLTTIKSYGVTSLALFGSYARDEAKNTSDLDLLVEFQGKVTFDQYMDLKFFLEDNLSLSVDLVTKKMLKPQIISSVEKDAIYVA
- a CDS encoding patatin-like phospholipase family protein; this encodes MKEAKIKLGLVLAGGGAKGAYQSGVVKYLAEIDFAPLMIAGTSIGALNGAILASGTSFKQSSDAFGERSYRLWQLWRELGEANIINWQLVKYPLHSLAQYLHFSGEDASLCNSRPLDEFLHNAVNAEQLRNGIELWVAAFPSAHNFLPSPHKAGQIVPTIGNAIASNLGQSAEYIHVQSAKTDEEIYQTLLASAAIPLAFKSRKVDDKHYVDGWLGDNVPLKALANRGCTHAIVIHLGNGELWNRHDFPNQTIIEIRPTEDMGGLNTLLDFSPERIQLLQNRGYQDAKRCLEPILQTLMIERSRPESFARLQETSKRLRDDPPIY
- a CDS encoding NAD-dependent epimerase/dehydratase family protein — encoded protein: MKVLVIGGDGYCGWATALYLSNRGYEVGILDSLVRRHWDNELGVETLTPIAPIQQRLQRWQDLTSKSIDLFIGDITNYEFLHKSLHEFQPTAIVHFGEQRSAPFSMIDREHAVLTQVNNVVGTLNLLYIMREDFPDCHLVKLGTMGEYGTPNIDIEEGYITIEHNGRKDTLPYPKQPGSMYHLSKVHDSHNIHFACRIWGLRATDLNQGIVYGVLTDETGMDELLINRLDYDGVFGTALNRFCIQASVGHPLTVYGTGGQTRGFLDIRDTVRCVELAIANPAEPGEFRVFNQFTELFSVGDLAMMVKNAGNALGLNVDIDHIANPRVEKEEHYFNAKNTKLLDLGLQPHLLSDSLLDSLLNFAVKYQHRVDHKQILPKVSWHRK
- a CDS encoding glycosyltransferase family 1 protein; the encoded protein is MRIALFTETFLPKVDGIVTRLRHTVDHLQRHGNQVLVFAPEGGITEHKGAKVYGVSGFPLPLYPELKMALPRPAIGHALEDFQPDIIHVVNPAVLGLSGIFYSKVLKIPLVASYHTHLPQYLQHYGLGMLEGLLWELLKLGHNQAELNLCTSTAMVKELTEHGIERVDLWQRGVDTELFSPDLASAKMRSHLSQKHPDSPLLLYVGRLSVEKEIERIKPILEAIPDARLALVGDGPHRQALEKHFAGTNTYFVGYLMGQELGAAFASADAFIFPSRTETLGLVLLEAMAAGCPVVAARSGGIPDIVTDGVNGYLFDPQADIQEAINATLCLLKQRQEITIIRKNARAEAEKWGWTSATLQLEDYYQKIVLKNRQ